ATCCTGAACGCGGCACTGGCCGAGGCGGCGTTCGACAGCTTCAGCGGGCCGCTCTGCCTCTTCGGTCACACCCATGTGCCGGCCGCCTACGACGAGGCGATCGACGGCGCGGTGCGCCATCCGCTGAGCGCCGAGACGCCGCTGTCCCTCGTCGGCGGCCGCTGGCTGCTCAACCCCGGCAGCGTCGGCCAGCCGCGCGATGGCGACGCGCGCGCCAGCTACGTGCGCCTCACGAACACCGGCGCCGAAGGCTGGTCGGCCACGCTGCAACGCGTGGCATACGACATCGAGGCGACACAGGCCAAGATCCTGGCGGCCGGGCTGCCGCCGCGGCTGGCAGCGCGGCTGGAATTCGGCTGGTAGGGGCACCCCTTGTGGGTGCCCCTACGATGCGATGGCGTTCGATCATCGCGACGGACGGCGCGGCCGTGCGGCGGATCGGGCTCAGACGCCCAAGTAGGCCTCGATGACCGCCGGGTCGCGCTTCAGATCGCCGGCCGGGCCGCTCAGGCGGATCGTGCCGGTCTCGAGGACGTAGCCGCGATCGGCGACGTCCAGGGCGGCGAGGGCGTTCTGTTCGACCAGGAGGATCGTCGTGCCCTCCTCGTCGTTCAGGCGGCGGATGATCGTGAAGATCTCCTCGACGAGGATCGGCGCCAGGCCCATCGACGGCTCGTCGAGCAGCAGGACGCGCGGGCGGGCCATCAGGCCGCGGCCGATCGCCAGCATCTGCTGCTCGCCGCCGGAGAGCGTGCCGCCGGCCTGTCGGCGGCGCTCCTTCAGGCGTGGAAAGCTCTCGAACACGCGCTCGAGGTCGGCGGCGATGCCCGCCGTGTCCGAGCGGATGAAGGCGCCGATCGCCAAATTCTCATCGACGGTCAGCCGAGCGAAGATGCCGCGGCCCTCCGGCACGTGCACGACGCCCTCGGCGACGATCGCGTGCGGCTTGAGCGCGGCGATGTCGCGCCCGCCGAGCCGCACGCTGCCCGCGCTGGGCCGGATGAGGCCCGAGATCGTCCGGAGCGTGGTGCTCTTGCCGGCGCCGTTCGCGCCGATGAGCGTGACGATCTCACCCTCGTCGACCGTCAGCGACACGCCCTTGAGCGCGTGGATGTTGCCGTAATGGCTGTGGACGTCGTGCACCTCGAGCAGCGCCATGCCGTGTCCCTACGCTTCGTCGGTCGCGTGCGGCCGGTCGCCCGGGGCCGCTTGGCCGCCCGCCCCGCCATCACCGGCCCCGCCCGCCTTGACCACTCCGACCGCCTCGACCGCCCCACGGCCGAGGTAGGCCTCGATGACGAGCGGGTCGCGCTGGATCGCCGCCGGCTCGCCCTCGGCGATCTTGCGGCCGAAGTCCATCACGGTGATGCCGTCCGAGATCGTCATGACCACCTTCATGTCGTGCTCGATCAGGAGGATCGTGATGCCGAGCGCATCGCGCAGGCGGCGGATAAAGGCGATCATCGTGTCCTTCTCGGCCGGGTTCATGCCGGCCATCGGCTCGTCGAGGAGCAGGAGCTTCGGCTTGGTGGCCAGCGCGCGGGCGATCTCGAGCCGGCGCTGATCGCCGTAGGCCAGGTGCTTGGCCAGCACGTCGCCGTCGCCGGACAGGCCGACGAAGTCGAGCAGGCGGCAGGCCTCGTCCAGCGCGGCCGCCTCCTCGCGCCGCGCGGCGCGCGTGCGGAAGATGACGCCCCACAGCGACGCGTGCAAGTGGCTGTGCTGGCCGACGAGGATGTTCTCGATGGCTGTCAGGTTCGGGAAGAGCCGGATGTTCTGGTAGGTCCGGGCGATGCCGAGCCGCGTGATCTGGTCCGTCCGCCGCCCGTCCAGCCGGTGCTGCCCGTCGAACACGATCCGCCCTTCCTCGGGCAGGTAGAAGCCGGTCAGGCAGTTGAAGAACGTCGTCTTGCCGGCTCCGTTCGGGCCGATGACGCTGTAGATCGCGCCCTCGGGGATGGCGAGCGACATGTCGTCGACCGCGGTCAGCCCGCCGAAGCGCTTCGTGACGTTCCGGGCGTCGAGGACGGCGCTCATGCGCGGGCCTCTGCGCCGGCCACCGCGGTGACCGTGCCCGGTCCCGCTGGCGACGGGATCGCAGCGTCGCCGGCCGGCGCGTCGTCGTCCGGACGGAGTTCGCGCAGCGTGGCCGTGCTTGGGATCATGCCTTCGGGGCGATAGAGCATCATGGCCACCAGGACGATGCCGTAGGCCCACAGTCGGTACTCGGCGAACTCGCGCAGCAGCTCGGGCAACCCGACGAGCGCGAGCGCCCCGACGATCACGCCCGGAATCGAGCCCATCCCGC
Above is a window of Candidatus Avedoeria danica DNA encoding:
- a CDS encoding ABC transporter ATP-binding protein, which codes for MALLEVHDVHSHYGNIHALKGVSLTVDEGEIVTLIGANGAGKSTTLRTISGLIRPSAGSVRLGGRDIAALKPHAIVAEGVVHVPEGRGIFARLTVDENLAIGAFIRSDTAGIAADLERVFESFPRLKERRRQAGGTLSGGEQQMLAIGRGLMARPRVLLLDEPSMGLAPILVEEIFTIIRRLNDEEGTTILLVEQNALAALDVADRGYVLETGTIRLSGPAGDLKRDPAVIEAYLGV
- a CDS encoding ABC transporter ATP-binding protein, whose protein sequence is MSAVLDARNVTKRFGGLTAVDDMSLAIPEGAIYSVIGPNGAGKTTFFNCLTGFYLPEEGRIVFDGQHRLDGRRTDQITRLGIARTYQNIRLFPNLTAIENILVGQHSHLHASLWGVIFRTRAARREEAAALDEACRLLDFVGLSGDGDVLAKHLAYGDQRRLEIARALATKPKLLLLDEPMAGMNPAEKDTMIAFIRRLRDALGITILLIEHDMKVVMTISDGITVMDFGRKIAEGEPAAIQRDPLVIEAYLGRGAVEAVGVVKAGGAGDGGAGGQAAPGDRPHATDEA